Proteins encoded in a region of the Agromyces protaetiae genome:
- a CDS encoding SRPBCC family protein — MTVSVTKDFAGNRLIVERSYLASADLVWACWTQAAHLRQWWGPHGWLVDIFELDLRPGGAWRYRLRPEAEHELADEQWGRAVYRVVEAPGRLEFDDGFADASGTVIEGSEMPTAVQIVRSGDHTSVTITVTFAAADHLERAEAIGMVEGFSDALERLGGELSLAGAGHARVDEMTNDSERSRS, encoded by the coding sequence ATGACCGTCAGCGTCACGAAAGATTTCGCAGGTAATCGGCTCATCGTCGAGCGCTCATACCTGGCATCCGCCGACCTGGTCTGGGCCTGCTGGACACAGGCTGCGCATCTACGGCAATGGTGGGGTCCGCACGGATGGCTCGTCGACATCTTCGAGCTCGACCTGCGCCCCGGCGGGGCCTGGCGATACCGGCTGCGCCCCGAGGCCGAGCACGAGCTCGCCGACGAACAGTGGGGCCGCGCGGTCTACCGCGTCGTCGAGGCGCCAGGCCGGCTCGAGTTCGACGATGGCTTCGCGGATGCCTCGGGCACGGTGATCGAGGGCAGCGAGATGCCGACCGCCGTGCAGATCGTGCGATCGGGCGACCATACCTCGGTCACCATCACGGTCACCTTCGCCGCCGCGGACCATCTCGAGCGGGCCGAGGCGATCGGCATGGTCGAGGGGTTCAGCGATGCGCTCGAACGGCTCGGCGGTGAGCTCTCGCTCGCGGGCGCCGGGCATGCACGGGTCGACGAGATGACGAATGACTCGGAACGGAGTAGATCATGA
- a CDS encoding alpha/beta fold hydrolase produces the protein MTRTDVTTARAGGTVVSADGTTIAYERSGRGPVVVLVAQALSDRKDLRKLAELLAASHTVVNYDRRGRGDSTDAGEWAIAREVDDIEALIDAHGGSAALFGASSGAVLALDAAAALPSKVARVAAFEAPVIVDDSRPPVPGGLADRLAALVDEGRGSRAVTEFNRVALGAPAFMVASMRLMVPVWRAMVGMAATTVYDVRLCAGLQDGRALPADRWTRLEVPALVLVGGKGEAFMQTGSAALAELLDARREVIPGAHHGTPMMRPAVLMPELARFFGDR, from the coding sequence ATGACGCGCACGGATGTCACGACGGCTCGCGCCGGTGGCACGGTCGTCTCGGCCGATGGCACCACGATCGCGTACGAGCGATCGGGCCGCGGTCCCGTCGTGGTGCTCGTCGCGCAGGCGCTGTCCGATCGGAAGGATCTGCGCAAGCTGGCCGAGCTGCTCGCGGCGTCGCACACGGTGGTGAACTACGACCGGCGCGGGCGTGGGGACAGCACCGACGCGGGAGAGTGGGCGATCGCCCGCGAGGTCGACGACATCGAAGCGCTCATCGACGCGCACGGCGGATCCGCTGCGCTCTTCGGAGCGTCCTCGGGGGCGGTGCTCGCGCTCGACGCGGCGGCCGCCTTGCCGTCCAAGGTGGCCAGGGTGGCCGCCTTCGAGGCGCCCGTGATCGTCGACGACTCGCGGCCGCCGGTGCCAGGGGGGCTCGCGGATCGGCTCGCCGCGCTCGTGGACGAGGGGCGTGGATCGCGAGCGGTGACCGAGTTCAACCGGGTCGCCCTGGGTGCGCCGGCCTTCATGGTGGCCTCGATGCGACTCATGGTCCCGGTCTGGCGGGCGATGGTCGGGATGGCCGCGACCACCGTGTACGACGTGCGGCTGTGCGCGGGTCTGCAGGACGGGAGGGCGCTTCCGGCAGATCGCTGGACGAGGCTGGAGGTGCCCGCGCTGGTGCTGGTCGGTGGAAAGGGCGAAGCCTTCATGCAGACCGGGAGTGCGGCCCTCGCAGAGCTGCTCGACGCGAGGCGCGAGGTGATTCCAGGGGCGCACCACGGTACGCCGATGATGAGGCCGGCCGTGCTCATGCCCGAGCTGGCGCGATTCTTCGGCGACCGGTGA
- a CDS encoding recombinase family protein: protein MTDTTKNDTSTVPATTASLPVVHDHKHAAIGCPECFEELQLHRDWWKARPEGSRLVGIVVARDDMPSVVEQRNDLARFGVAILDFKHPAPEVELTWEQRLGRLFDSLQAGDVLVVANERALGRKPDEIARTIRVLRQHNLVVKVLNHGAKHLEDAHL, encoded by the coding sequence ATGACGGATACGACGAAGAACGACACGTCCACGGTGCCGGCGACGACCGCGAGCCTGCCGGTCGTCCACGATCACAAGCACGCCGCGATCGGCTGCCCCGAGTGTTTCGAAGAGCTGCAGCTGCACCGCGACTGGTGGAAGGCCCGGCCAGAGGGGTCACGGCTCGTCGGTATCGTCGTGGCGCGCGACGACATGCCGTCGGTGGTCGAGCAGCGCAACGATCTGGCGCGGTTCGGCGTGGCGATCCTCGACTTCAAGCACCCGGCGCCCGAGGTCGAGCTGACCTGGGAGCAGCGGCTGGGCCGGCTGTTCGACTCGCTGCAGGCCGGCGACGTGCTGGTCGTCGCGAACGAGCGCGCGCTCGGCCGGAAGCCCGACGAGATCGCGCGCACGATCCGGGTGCTGCGGCAGCACAACCTCGTCGTCAAGGTGCTGAACCACGGGGCGAAGCACCTGGAGGACGCGCACCTCTGA
- a CDS encoding alpha/beta fold hydrolase — protein MSRAEVRRFRVARPDGAELAAEVIGSPRHPVVLLVAGGDCAMDWWRPEFCEAIAAHGLRVIRYDQRGTGETALGPPERRRAGAQVAVDDALALLDAVDAPAGHWVGFSAGGWIAQLAALDHPARVRALTLVSTTPAWFGGGDADLPEPSPRLQARWASPVADPDWNDPDAIVEYRVATDRDYAGDEFDEAHDRAIWADTVRRTPVPPDGDLAAFDDPPRWRERLAEIRVPTTVLHGTSDPMFPIGNGEALARDIPGARFVPLPGIGHELPPPAWSPVIDAVVSERS, from the coding sequence ATGTCTCGGGCTGAGGTCCGGCGCTTCCGCGTCGCGCGCCCAGACGGCGCGGAGCTCGCGGCGGAGGTGATCGGCTCGCCGCGGCATCCGGTCGTGCTGCTCGTCGCCGGTGGCGACTGCGCGATGGACTGGTGGCGGCCCGAGTTCTGCGAGGCGATCGCGGCGCACGGGCTGCGGGTGATCCGGTATGACCAGCGCGGCACGGGGGAGACGGCGCTCGGGCCGCCCGAGCGCCGCCGGGCGGGTGCGCAGGTCGCCGTCGACGACGCGCTCGCGCTGCTCGACGCGGTCGATGCGCCAGCCGGGCACTGGGTGGGGTTCTCGGCCGGCGGATGGATCGCACAGCTCGCGGCGCTCGACCATCCGGCACGCGTGCGCGCACTCACGCTCGTCTCGACGACGCCGGCCTGGTTCGGCGGCGGCGACGCCGACCTGCCCGAGCCGTCGCCCCGATTGCAGGCGCGGTGGGCGAGCCCGGTTGCCGACCCCGATTGGAACGACCCCGACGCGATCGTCGAGTACCGCGTGGCGACCGATCGCGACTATGCCGGCGACGAGTTCGACGAGGCGCACGACCGGGCGATCTGGGCCGACACCGTGCGCCGCACGCCCGTGCCGCCTGACGGCGACCTCGCCGCGTTCGACGATCCGCCCCGCTGGCGTGAGCGGCTCGCGGAGATCCGCGTACCGACCACGGTGCTGCATGGCACCTCTGACCCGATGTTCCCGATCGGCAACGGTGAGGCGCTCGCGCGCGACATCCCCGGGGCGCGGTTCGTGCCCCTCCCCGGCATCGGTCACGAGCTGCCGCCGCCCGCGTGGTCTCCGGTGATCGACGCGGTCGTCAGCGAGCGCTCGTAG
- a CDS encoding dihydrofolate reductase family protein encodes MRTLTYYISLSIDGFIAGPDDEVDFYPGSDDYRAWMAGDYGDAVPTHGREQLGIADAPLTRFDTIIMGRRTYDPALQLGVTSPYAHLRQYVVSRSLEQLDPAVTMVTGAPLDTVRALKAEDSPLGIYLAGGGRLAGQLIDEIDELVIKRYPVVAGAGLSAFGPEFSPRRFALDAVRTFDGGNVVEWYSRMPESPTSAR; translated from the coding sequence ATGCGAACGCTCACCTACTACATCTCCCTCTCGATCGACGGGTTCATCGCGGGCCCCGACGACGAGGTCGACTTCTACCCCGGCTCCGACGACTATCGTGCGTGGATGGCGGGCGACTACGGCGACGCGGTCCCGACGCACGGGCGCGAGCAGCTCGGCATCGCGGATGCTCCGCTCACGCGCTTCGACACGATCATCATGGGCCGCCGCACGTACGACCCGGCCCTGCAGCTCGGCGTCACCTCGCCGTACGCGCACCTGCGCCAGTACGTCGTATCGCGCAGCCTCGAGCAGCTCGATCCGGCGGTCACGATGGTGACGGGTGCCCCGCTCGACACCGTCCGCGCCCTGAAGGCCGAAGACTCGCCGCTCGGCATCTACCTCGCGGGTGGCGGCCGTCTCGCGGGGCAGCTCATCGACGAGATCGACGAGCTCGTCATCAAGCGCTATCCGGTCGTCGCGGGCGCCGGCCTCTCGGCCTTCGGCCCTGAGTTCTCGCCGCGACGGTTCGCGCTCGACGCGGTACGCACCTTCGACGGCGGCAACGTCGTCGAGTGGTACTCGCGCATGCCCGAGTCGCCTACGAGCGCTCGCTGA
- a CDS encoding TetR/AcrR family transcriptional regulator gives MVKNAERRRALLEAAVDVLAGQGARGLTFGAVDRAAGVPAGTASNYFASRDQLVDELAAHVFERLTPDPEASARRMAAEPNRATERDLMIWLVERAQADRAAHLALFELRLEATRNPRLAPAVTRHFAGNLAIATSDHVDGGFPGDRSTVLVLYLAMTGLLLEHLTLPQLLGDDEVEAVVDQIVTAVVPE, from the coding sequence ATGGTCAAGAATGCGGAGCGACGACGCGCGCTGCTCGAAGCGGCCGTCGACGTGCTCGCGGGGCAGGGCGCCCGCGGGCTCACGTTCGGCGCGGTGGACCGGGCGGCGGGCGTGCCGGCGGGCACCGCGTCGAACTACTTCGCGTCGCGCGATCAGCTCGTCGACGAGCTCGCGGCGCACGTGTTCGAGCGACTCACACCCGACCCCGAGGCATCCGCCCGCCGCATGGCGGCCGAGCCGAACCGCGCGACCGAACGCGACCTCATGATCTGGCTCGTCGAGCGTGCGCAGGCCGACCGCGCCGCGCACCTCGCGCTGTTCGAGCTGCGGCTCGAGGCGACGCGCAACCCGCGGCTCGCGCCAGCGGTCACGCGCCACTTCGCGGGGAATCTCGCGATCGCGACGTCGGATCATGTCGACGGCGGATTCCCCGGCGATCGTTCGACGGTCCTGGTGCTGTATCTCGCCATGACGGGGCTGCTGCTCGAGCACCTGACGCTGCCGCAGCTCCTCGGTGACGACGAGGTCGAGGCGGTCGTCGACCAGATCGTGACCGCGGTCGTGCCCGAGTAG
- a CDS encoding DUF1801 domain-containing protein — MTKASTSKRSGFSEQERAAMKERAAELKTEVGRGRGADRAAAEEADVLAKIAGMPESDRVMAERVHAIVAKAAPELSPKLYYGQPGYARKGKVVCFFRSGQQDKERYSTFGFSVQAQLDDDSGFWPTAYALVEPTEAAWQQLEKAVERAVAS; from the coding sequence GTGACGAAGGCAAGCACGTCCAAGCGGTCGGGATTCTCGGAGCAGGAACGCGCGGCCATGAAGGAGCGCGCCGCCGAGCTCAAGACTGAGGTGGGGCGAGGTCGGGGCGCGGACAGGGCAGCGGCCGAGGAGGCCGACGTGCTGGCGAAGATCGCCGGTATGCCCGAGTCGGATCGGGTCATGGCCGAGCGTGTGCACGCGATCGTGGCGAAGGCCGCTCCCGAGCTGTCGCCGAAGCTGTACTACGGCCAGCCCGGGTATGCACGGAAGGGCAAGGTCGTGTGCTTCTTCCGCAGCGGGCAGCAGGACAAGGAGCGCTACTCGACGTTCGGGTTCAGCGTGCAGGCGCAGCTCGATGACGACAGCGGGTTCTGGCCGACCGCGTACGCGCTGGTCGAACCGACCGAGGCGGCATGGCAGCAGCTCGAAAAGGCGGTCGAGCGGGCGGTAGCGTCGTGA
- a CDS encoding VOC family protein, with product MTATDEVTAALALASVSLGASDIGEAREFYASAMRPAETEEGDAVALDLHGTARVRLASSSALAAEAGVPVTTVGFRGYVLTYILGRPAEVRTVMELAASAGAATVKPARKALFGSFSGALRAPDGSIWKLASSTNADTGRAAAGPRPSETTLILGVADPVASKRFYEALGLTTDRDYGRKYLDFHPAAGAPRLCLMERAVLAKDTGVDPEGSGFSRMVLTARVASPEAVDAALAAAVAAGGRITVAGAQADRGYVGHFADPDGFVWAVVAG from the coding sequence GTGACCGCCACCGACGAGGTCACGGCGGCGCTCGCGCTCGCCTCCGTGTCGCTCGGGGCGTCCGACATCGGCGAGGCGCGCGAGTTCTACGCGAGCGCGATGCGGCCGGCCGAGACCGAGGAGGGCGACGCCGTCGCACTCGATCTGCACGGCACCGCCCGCGTACGGCTCGCGTCGTCGAGTGCGCTCGCGGCTGAGGCCGGTGTGCCGGTGACGACCGTGGGCTTCCGGGGGTATGTGCTGACGTACATCCTCGGTCGGCCGGCGGAAGTGAGGACGGTGATGGAACTCGCCGCGAGCGCCGGTGCGGCGACGGTCAAGCCGGCCAGGAAGGCGCTGTTCGGCTCGTTCTCGGGCGCGCTGCGCGCACCGGACGGCTCGATCTGGAAGCTCGCGTCGAGCACGAACGCGGACACGGGCCGCGCCGCGGCCGGCCCGCGCCCGAGCGAGACCACGCTCATCCTCGGCGTGGCCGACCCGGTCGCATCCAAGCGGTTCTACGAGGCGCTGGGCCTCACGACCGATCGCGACTATGGGAGGAAGTACCTCGACTTCCACCCGGCGGCGGGCGCCCCTCGGCTCTGCCTCATGGAACGGGCCGTGCTGGCGAAGGATACCGGCGTCGACCCCGAGGGCAGCGGCTTCTCCAGGATGGTGCTCACGGCGAGGGTCGCCTCGCCCGAGGCGGTGGATGCGGCGCTGGCCGCCGCTGTGGCGGCGGGCGGGCGGATCACGGTCGCTGGGGCGCAGGCCGACCGCGGGTACGTCGGCCACTTCGCTGACCCTGACGGGTTCGTCTGGGCCGTGGTCGCCGGCTGA
- a CDS encoding cryptochrome/photolyase family protein — protein MTTAVVLFTRDLRVHDNPTLRAAMDRADRVVPLFVLDRRILDSDYFRPNRAAFLADSLADLHDALSERGAKLLVRRGRLTDEVVRVARESSADAVVMSGDVSGYAQRREAALREALEAQGVELQVCRETNFVVPAGAITPDGGDHMRVFTPYFRRWEDRPVRDVLGAPRTLEAVSLKSAADDAIAGLRLGTTSPKLARGGEQEGRRRMREWVREGIDAYEDGHDDLAGDQTSRLSPYLHFGCLSPVELVQLARERGGPGAEAFVRQVAWRDFHAQVLAARPDAVRADYRPRGDRWQRDDDGLEAWRAGRTGFPIVDAGMRQLAEEGWMHNRARLIVAHFLTKTLYLDWRLGAAHFIDLLVDGDVANNTMNWQWVAGTGTDTRPNRMYNMTLQAQRHDPSGDYVRRYVPELRGVAGGAVHEPWKLPEDERATLDYPERIVDPDFARERFRRARGK, from the coding sequence ATGACGACGGCGGTAGTGCTCTTCACCCGAGACCTGCGTGTACACGACAACCCGACCCTTCGAGCGGCGATGGATCGAGCCGACCGCGTCGTGCCGTTGTTCGTGCTTGATCGGCGGATCCTCGACAGCGACTACTTCCGGCCGAATCGTGCGGCGTTCCTCGCGGACAGCCTCGCCGACCTGCACGACGCGCTGAGCGAGCGGGGCGCGAAGCTGCTGGTTCGCCGCGGGCGGCTCACGGACGAGGTCGTGCGCGTGGCGCGCGAGAGCTCGGCCGACGCCGTCGTCATGTCAGGTGACGTGAGCGGCTACGCGCAGCGGCGGGAAGCGGCGTTGCGCGAGGCCCTGGAGGCGCAGGGCGTCGAGCTGCAGGTGTGCCGCGAGACGAACTTCGTCGTACCGGCGGGTGCGATCACGCCGGACGGCGGGGATCACATGCGGGTGTTCACGCCCTACTTCCGGCGCTGGGAGGACCGGCCCGTGCGCGACGTGCTCGGGGCACCGCGGACGCTCGAGGCGGTCTCGCTGAAGTCGGCCGCCGACGATGCAATCGCCGGCCTCCGGCTCGGTACGACCTCGCCGAAGCTGGCCCGCGGCGGTGAGCAGGAGGGCCGGCGCCGGATGCGCGAGTGGGTGCGCGAGGGGATCGACGCGTATGAGGACGGCCACGACGACCTCGCCGGCGACCAGACCTCGCGGCTCTCGCCCTACCTGCATTTCGGATGCCTCTCACCGGTCGAGCTCGTGCAGCTGGCGCGTGAGCGGGGCGGGCCAGGCGCCGAGGCCTTCGTCAGGCAGGTCGCGTGGCGCGACTTCCACGCGCAGGTGCTCGCGGCCCGCCCGGATGCCGTGCGGGCCGACTATCGACCCCGCGGCGATCGGTGGCAGCGCGACGACGACGGGCTCGAGGCCTGGCGAGCGGGGCGGACCGGGTTCCCGATCGTCGACGCCGGGATGCGGCAGCTGGCCGAAGAGGGCTGGATGCACAATCGGGCGCGCCTGATCGTGGCGCACTTCCTCACCAAGACGCTCTATCTCGACTGGCGGCTCGGCGCCGCGCACTTCATCGACCTGCTCGTCGATGGCGACGTCGCGAACAACACGATGAACTGGCAGTGGGTCGCGGGCACCGGCACCGACACGCGTCCGAACCGGATGTACAACATGACGCTGCAGGCGCAGCGTCACGACCCGTCGGGGGACTATGTGCGCCGCTACGTGCCCGAGCTGCGCGGGGTCGCGGGCGGCGCGGTGCACGAGCCGTGGAAACTGCCCGAGGACGAGCGGGCGACGTTGGACTATCCGGAGCGGATCGTGGACCCCGACTTCGCTCGCGAGCGGTTCCGCCGGGCGCGCGGGAAGTAG
- a CDS encoding ribbon-helix-helix protein, CopG family has protein sequence MLRTQISLTDEERQLLDEEVKRTGRSMSSLIRDAVTKVYGPRRDLEADLRAIDEAAGAWRDRDEDGEAYVERLRSGRRLDEVLGR, from the coding sequence ATGCTTCGAACCCAGATCTCTCTCACCGACGAAGAGCGCCAGCTCCTCGATGAAGAGGTCAAGCGGACGGGAAGATCGATGTCGTCACTCATCCGTGATGCTGTCACGAAGGTGTACGGACCGCGGCGTGACCTCGAAGCCGATCTTCGCGCGATAGACGAGGCTGCAGGCGCGTGGCGAGACCGGGACGAAGACGGTGAAGCATACGTCGAACGCCTGCGTTCGGGCCGACGGCTCGATGAGGTCCTCGGCCGATGA
- a CDS encoding PIN domain-containing protein — MTVVVDTSLVIDALRGNVGALGLIRAWREQDVLRASEITKLEVLAGMRPREERVTLNLLGVITWHPIDDEIAEVAGELGRRWLPGNRSIDAADLAIAATALTLDAEIMTLNLKHFPMFVGLKRPY; from the coding sequence ATGACCGTCGTCGTCGATACATCCCTCGTCATCGATGCCCTCCGTGGGAACGTCGGCGCGCTCGGACTGATACGTGCCTGGCGCGAACAGGATGTCCTGCGAGCGTCTGAGATCACGAAGCTTGAAGTGCTGGCGGGCATGCGCCCCAGAGAAGAGCGTGTGACCCTGAACCTTCTCGGCGTGATCACCTGGCACCCGATCGATGATGAGATCGCTGAAGTCGCCGGCGAGCTCGGCCGTCGCTGGCTCCCCGGCAACCGCAGCATCGATGCCGCTGATCTCGCCATCGCTGCAACCGCGCTCACGCTCGACGCGGAAATCATGACGCTTAACCTCAAGCACTTCCCGATGTTCGTCGGACTCAAGCGGCCGTACTGA
- a CDS encoding FAD-dependent monooxygenase, translating to MRDVIVVGGGPTGMMLASELRLHDVDVLVLEREGEPSPLVRSLGLQPRSIEIMDQRGLLERFLAEGRQYPGGVRQFAGIEAAPGVTLDSAHAYVLGIPQPVTDRLLAERAVELGAEVRRGAEVTGVEQSEDEVAVELADGSRERSRWLVGCDGGRSLVRRALGIEFPGEAAQTEWLLAELEVTMPDDELAALVAQVRETHRGFGVGPAGNGLHRAVVPAATVVEDRATPPTLEEFRVQLRAYAGTDFGAHSPRWLSRFTDATRLAERYRVGRVFLAGDAAHVHPPLGGQGLNLGIQDAFNLGWKLAAEVNGWAPDGVLDTYFAERHPVAADVLSLTRAQSVLIDPEPGPRAVRRLVTELLAFEDASRHVIERVAGTGIRYDFGGDGAGGSGDGGDLVGRRLRDIRLRGGGRLYERMHRGRGLLLDQTGALSIADWSDRVDHVVAASDELDASAVLLRPDGHVAWAGDDQRDLVAHLERWFGAAAPSALPHR from the coding sequence ATGCGTGACGTGATCGTCGTCGGCGGCGGGCCGACCGGCATGATGCTCGCGAGCGAGCTGCGGCTGCACGACGTGGATGTGCTGGTGCTGGAGCGGGAGGGCGAGCCGAGTCCGTTGGTGCGTTCGCTCGGGTTGCAGCCCCGGAGCATCGAGATCATGGACCAGCGTGGGCTGCTGGAGCGGTTCTTGGCCGAGGGGCGGCAGTATCCCGGCGGGGTGCGGCAGTTCGCGGGGATTGAGGCGGCACCCGGGGTGACGCTGGATTCAGCGCACGCGTACGTGCTCGGGATTCCGCAACCGGTGACCGATCGGCTGCTCGCCGAGCGTGCGGTCGAGCTGGGGGCTGAGGTACGGCGCGGCGCCGAGGTGACCGGGGTCGAGCAGAGCGAAGACGAGGTCGCGGTCGAACTGGCCGATGGTTCGCGGGAACGCTCGCGCTGGCTGGTCGGCTGCGACGGCGGACGGAGCCTCGTTCGGCGGGCCCTCGGAATCGAGTTTCCCGGGGAGGCGGCGCAGACGGAGTGGCTGCTCGCCGAGCTCGAGGTCACGATGCCTGACGACGAGCTGGCCGCGCTCGTGGCTCAGGTGCGCGAGACGCACCGCGGCTTCGGCGTCGGGCCGGCCGGGAACGGGCTGCATCGCGCCGTCGTGCCGGCCGCGACCGTCGTCGAAGATCGCGCGACGCCGCCCACGCTGGAGGAGTTCCGCGTGCAACTGCGGGCCTACGCGGGCACGGACTTCGGCGCGCACTCGCCGCGTTGGCTGTCGCGCTTCACGGATGCCACGCGATTGGCCGAGCGCTACCGGGTCGGGCGCGTGTTTCTGGCCGGCGACGCGGCGCACGTGCATCCGCCGCTCGGCGGCCAGGGGCTCAACCTCGGTATCCAGGACGCGTTCAACCTCGGCTGGAAGCTCGCCGCCGAGGTGAACGGCTGGGCGCCCGATGGGGTGCTCGACACCTACTTCGCCGAGCGGCACCCGGTCGCTGCCGACGTGCTGAGTCTCACGCGCGCCCAGTCGGTGCTGATCGACCCCGAGCCCGGCCCGCGGGCCGTCCGGCGGCTCGTGACCGAGCTGCTGGCGTTCGAGGACGCGAGCCGCCATGTGATCGAGCGCGTCGCGGGGACGGGGATCCGGTACGACTTCGGCGGGGACGGCGCCGGCGGGAGCGGCGACGGCGGCGACCTGGTCGGGCGCCGGCTCCGAGACATCCGCTTGCGTGGTGGCGGCCGCCTCTACGAACGGATGCATCGAGGCCGGGGCCTGCTCCTCGACCAAACCGGAGCACTTTCGATCGCCGACTGGTCCGATCGCGTCGACCATGTCGTCGCTGCCAGCGACGAGCTCGACGCGTCTGCCGTGCTGCTCCGCCCCGACGGCCACGTCGCCTGGGCCGGCGACGACCAGCGCGACCTCGTCGCGCATCTGGAGCGTTGGTTCGGCGCGGCCGCGCCGAGCGCTCTTCCGCATCGCTGA
- a CDS encoding carboxymuconolactone decarboxylase family protein, with the protein MTTDARIPATEITGILGGVMKTVSKRMLGKVPDSVGVMWHNRRVLLDLSRIGQKSEKWDALDANLSSLARMATAAYVGCSFCLDLHYFLAHNQGLDEAKAREVPRWREASVFSPLERKVMAYAEAMCQMPPAVSDELSAELLDALGPAALLELTAKVGLMDATARMNIALGIHSDGLSDACGLPPLAARPTASVSSPA; encoded by the coding sequence ATGACCACCGACGCACGTATCCCCGCGACCGAGATCACCGGCATCCTCGGCGGGGTCATGAAGACCGTGAGCAAGCGCATGCTCGGCAAGGTGCCCGACTCCGTCGGAGTCATGTGGCACAACCGCCGCGTGCTGCTCGACCTGTCGCGCATCGGGCAGAAGTCCGAGAAGTGGGATGCGCTCGACGCGAACCTCAGCAGTCTCGCGCGCATGGCGACGGCCGCGTACGTCGGCTGTAGTTTCTGCCTCGATCTGCATTACTTCCTGGCGCACAATCAGGGCCTCGACGAGGCGAAGGCGCGTGAGGTGCCGCGTTGGCGCGAGGCATCCGTCTTCTCGCCATTGGAACGCAAGGTGATGGCCTACGCGGAGGCGATGTGCCAGATGCCGCCCGCCGTCAGCGATGAGCTGTCGGCGGAGCTGCTCGACGCACTCGGCCCGGCCGCGCTGCTCGAGTTGACCGCGAAGGTCGGGCTCATGGACGCGACCGCGCGCATGAACATCGCGCTCGGCATCCATTCCGACGGGCTGTCGGATGCGTGCGGCCTGCCGCCGCTCGCGGCGCGGCCGACGGCGAGCGTATCGTCGCCGGCATGA
- a CDS encoding RNA polymerase sigma-70 factor: MSEDAFVTHRNLLFTVAYEMLGSATDAEDVLQESWLRWADVSADASHEAIRDPRAYLVRIVTRQSLNHLRTVSRRREEYVGEWLPEPLLTSPDVADDVVLAESLSMATMTVLETLGPTERAVFVLREVFDVPYEEIASAVGKSLPAVRQIAHRAKEHVAARRPRVRVERDEQEEVLARFLDAFNSGDLQRLMDVLAPDVVAIADGGGQVRGAARRPIVGAEKIVAYLRGSIEKYGVKPHLTLAWVNGALGAQLDVDGELLGVVSVTIEGGRVTRIYSVANPQKLVGLDGQTAHLASR, from the coding sequence ATGAGCGAGGACGCCTTCGTCACGCACCGCAACCTGCTGTTCACGGTCGCGTACGAGATGCTCGGCTCGGCGACGGACGCCGAGGACGTGCTGCAAGAGTCCTGGTTGCGGTGGGCGGATGTCTCGGCGGATGCCTCGCACGAGGCCATCCGCGACCCGCGCGCGTATCTCGTGCGGATCGTGACGAGGCAGTCGCTCAACCACCTGCGCACGGTGTCGCGCCGCCGCGAGGAGTACGTGGGGGAGTGGCTGCCGGAGCCGCTGCTGACCTCACCCGATGTCGCCGATGACGTGGTGCTCGCCGAGAGCCTGTCGATGGCGACGATGACGGTGCTGGAGACGTTGGGGCCGACCGAGCGCGCGGTGTTCGTGCTGCGTGAGGTGTTCGACGTGCCGTACGAGGAGATCGCGTCGGCCGTGGGGAAGTCGTTGCCGGCCGTGCGGCAGATCGCGCATCGCGCGAAGGAGCACGTCGCCGCGCGGCGGCCGCGGGTGCGCGTGGAGCGCGACGAACAGGAGGAGGTGCTCGCGAGGTTCTTGGACGCGTTCAACTCGGGGGATCTGCAGCGGCTGATGGACGTGCTCGCGCCCGACGTCGTGGCCATCGCGGATGGTGGCGGCCAGGTGCGGGGTGCGGCACGCCGGCCGATCGTCGGGGCCGAGAAGATCGTGGCGTACCTGCGCGGGTCGATCGAGAAGTACGGGGTGAAGCCGCATCTGACGCTCGCGTGGGTGAACGGGGCGCTCGGGGCGCAGCTGGATGTCGATGGGGAGTTGCTCGGGGTGGTGAGTGTGACGATCGAGGGTGGGCGGGTGACTCGGATCTACTCGGTGGCGAATCCGCAGAAGCTCGTGGGGCTTGATGGACAGACGGCCCACCTCGCGAGCCGATGA